The following are encoded together in the Cicer arietinum cultivar CDC Frontier isolate Library 1 chromosome 2, Cicar.CDCFrontier_v2.0, whole genome shotgun sequence genome:
- the LOC101497569 gene encoding elongation factor Ts, mitochondrial codes for MGLSGASSRVFRKLMNGANYSSISVSNEMNLIKQLRERTSAPIKDVKAALVDSNWDIEAAQKELRKRGIILASKKSSRTASEGLLALAQNHNKTALIELNCETDFVARNDIFQHLALCLANQALLLDNSSSFHFGPQCLEDMRLNLQHPKINGETSVQNAITQVAAMMGENVRLRRGYVMPAPSHGLVSTYLHTSPKPGLGRIAGILSLEVDGVKTHVDALQRVGSELAMHVVATKPLFLTKELVPSDALENEREVLKSQAEASGKSQMAIDKMVEGRLRKYFEDVVLMNQKFVMNDTMNVKVVLENLSKEVGSSVRVVSFLRMEVGEGIARQETDASESVAQVA; via the exons ATGGGTTTAAGTGGAGCCAGCAGTCGTGTTTTTAGGAAGTTGATGAACGGCGCAAATTATTCATCAATTTCGGTTTCTAATGAAATGAATCTGATAAAGCAATTGAGAGAAAGAACAAGCGCCCCCATTAAAGACGTGAAAGCGGCTCTAGTGGATTCAAATTGGGATATCGAAGCCGCCCAGAAGGAACTGAGAAAGAGGGGAATCATTCTGGCTTCCAAGAAATCATCTAGAACTGCTTCGGAAGGTTTGCTCGCTCTCGCTCAAAACCACAACAAAACAGCTCTCATTGAACTCAACTGCGAAACTGACTTCGTTGCCAGAAATGACATCTTTCAACACTTGGCATTGTGTTTGGCTAACCAAGCTTTGTTGCTCGATAATTCTTCTTCCTTTCACTTTGGACCTCAATGTTTGGAGGATATGAGATTGAATCTTCAACATCCAAAGATCAATGGAGAAACTAGCGTTCAAAACGCTATCACTCAAGTAGCTGCCATGATGGGAGAGAATGTAAGACTTAGAAGAGGTTATGTCATGCCTGCACCATCTCATGGTCTTGTATCGACATATCTTCACACCAGTCCCAAACCTG GTTTGGGTCGCATTGCTGGAATCTTATCCCTTGAAGTTGATGGTGTTAAAACACACGTGGATGCACTTCAACGTGTTGGATCAGAATTGGCCATGCATGTAGTCGCAACAAAACCATTATTCTTAACAAAGGAACTTGTGCCTTCGGATGCATTAGAAAATGAGCGCGAAGTTCTTAAATCTCAG GCAGAAGCCTCTGGTAAGTCTCAGATGGCCATAGACAAAATGGTTGAAGGTCGTTTGCGCAAGTACTTTGAGGATGTTGTGCTTATGAACCAAAAGTTTGTTATGAATGATACTATGAATGTGAAG GTGGTACTGGAAAATCTATCCAAAGAGGTGGGGTCATCTGTGAGGGTTGTAAGCTTTCTCAGAATGGAAGTTGGGGAAGGAATTGCAAG GCAAGAAACAGATGCGTCTGAGTCTGTTGCTCAGGTAGCCTAA
- the LOC101497903 gene encoding large ribosomal subunit protein uL22c-like: MALSLAINLHSPLRDNPLQLQPLAPQFHFKFPLPSARIRCSSSFNQISIKTVRVTPNNNNNNNNPFACHFHTAQFGVQESNKSYAEAYAVGRHIRMSADKARRVIDQIRGRPYEETLMILELMPYRACEAILKIVFSAGANASNNLGLSKSSLVVSKAEVNEGKTLKRVRARAQGRANSIKKRTCHITITVKGLPSEAVVEANLS; the protein is encoded by the exons ATGGCTctctctttagccataaacctTCATTCTCCTCTTCGCGATAACCCGCTGCAACTCCAACCTCTTGCTCCgcaatttcattttaaattccCGTTACCCTCCGCCCGAATTCGATGTTCTTCCTCTTTCAACCAGATCTCCATCAAAACCGTTAGGGTTACCcccaataacaacaacaacaataacaacccttTCGCTTGTCACTTTCACACTGCCCAGTTCGGAG TACAGGAGAGCAACAAATCATATGCAGAAGCTTATGCTGTGGGACGACACATTCGTATGTCTGCTGATAAAGCTCGAAGAGTAATCGATCAGATTCGTGGACGTCCATATGAAGAAACACTTATGATATTGGAACTCATGCCTTATCGAGCATGTGAGGCCATTCTTAAGATAGTGTTTTCTGCTGGAGCAAATGCAAGCAATAACTTGGGTCTAAGTAAATCAAGTTTAGTTGTTAGTAAAGCAGAGGTTAACGAAGGGAAAACTTTGAAAAGAGTAAGAGCTCGAGCTCAAGGGCGAGCCAACTCAATTAAAAAGCGCACTTGTCATATAACTATCACAGTAAAAGGTTTACCTAGCGAGGCTGTCGTGGAAGCAAATCTCTCTTGA